In Pleuronectes platessa chromosome 4, fPlePla1.1, whole genome shotgun sequence, the following proteins share a genomic window:
- the LOC128438882 gene encoding radial spoke head protein 4 homolog A yields MERKQNSSHEHTLQEAAMLKTMLLKQSTKSGLNLYDHLTRLLIKVMDEQPQDAVDVIEDISRDLKRALFEDKQSTLRDLPNTTAAELLAEQHLHLFRQPEDSEQEDELEGYPLPNLNEIGFYLEQAGAGLGREEMQMIFLALKQLVESQELLRCRLWGKILGLESNYIVAETESREGEEEEEQISEEKEREAETQEHDENEMDPLPQSKYKPPRVLPKEPVGTGVNKFVYYVCKEPGLPWVKLPSVSPLQIVVARQIPKFFTGKLDSPINSYPPFPGNEANYLRAQIARISATTQVSPQGFFQTVEEESDEEDEETRDSYEVNPYFKCIPAAKMAQSLSNWVHHVKHILPQGRCTWMNMNVEPEDSIDEEEAEEKEEEADEPEHEDGPPLLTSLSQDEDIFSTSPWSSRLSSTRIPQYAISVLHSNLWPGAIAYACEKKFDNIYIGWGLKYVGEGYSPPVPSQPQTEYPSGPEIAEALDPTPEEELALKETLEEEQAAQEELDDTDGEDEDDD; encoded by the exons ATGGAGAGAAAGCAGAACAGCAGCCATGAGCACACGCTGCAGGAAGCTGCCATGTTAAAGACTATGCTGTTGAAACAGAGCACGAAGAGCGGCCTGAACCT CTATGACCACCTGACCCGGTTACTAATAAAGGTGATGGATGAGCAGCCACAGGATGCGGTGGACGTGATCGAGGATATTAGTCGTGACTTGAAGCGGGCTTTGTTTGAAGACAAGCAAAGCACCCTGCGAGACCTGCCAAACACTACAGCTGCTGAGCTGCTCGCTGAACAGCATCTTCATCTTTTTCGTCAGCCAGAGGACAGTGAGCAGGAGGATGAGCTG GAGGGTTACCCTCTTCCTAATTTGAATGAGATCGGCTTCTACCTGGAGCAGGCTGGAGCTGGTCTGGGCAGAGAGGAGATGCAGATGATTTTTCTCGCGCTCAAGCAGCTTGTTGAGTCGCAGGAGCTCCTGCGCTGCAGACTGTGGGGGAAGATTCTGGGGTTAGAGAGCAACTATATTGTTGCTGAAactgagagcagagagggggaggaggaggaagagcagatctctgaggaaaaggagagagaggcagagactcAGGAGCATGACGAGAATGAG AtggatcctcttcctcagtcgAAGTATAAACCCCCACGAGTGTTGCCTAAGGAGCCCGTGGGAACAGGCGTTAACAAGTTTGTTTACTATGTTTGTAAAGAGCCTGGTCTTCCTTGGGTGAAGCTGCCGTCAGTCAGTCCTCTCCAGATCGTTGTTGCTCGCCAGATTCCTAAATTCTTCACTGGGAAGCTGGACTCACCAATTAACAGCTACCCACCTTTTCCTGGGAATGAAGCCAACTACCTGAGAGCACAGATTGCTCGGATCTCTGCTACCACACAGGTCAGCCCCCAGGGCTTCTTCCAGACTGTGGAGGAAGAAagtgatgaggaagatgaggaaacaCGAGACAGCTATGAAGTGAATCCTTATTTTAAATGCATTCCAGCTGCTAAGATGGCTCAGTCTCTGTCCAACTGGGTTCATCATGTTAAGCACATCCTGCCGCAG GGCCGTTGTACTTGGATGAACATGAACGTGGAACCAGAGGACTCGATTGATGAAGAAGAGgctgaggagaaagaagaggaggctgaTGAACCTGAGCACGAAGATGGGCCCCCTCTGCTCACTTCCCTTTCTCAAGATGAGG ATATATTCAGCACCTCTCCCTGGAGCTCAAGGTTGTCCTCCACTCGCATCCCTCAGTATGCAATATCTGTGCTGCATTCTAACCTCTGGCCGGGGGCAATTGCATATGCTTGTGAAAA GAAGTTTGACAACATCTATATTGGATGGGGCCTGAAGTATGTCGGGGAAGGGTACAGCCCTCCTGTCCCATCACAACCACAGACAGAATATCCTAGCGGTCCAGAAATCGCAGAGGCACTGGACCCAACACCGGAGGAGGAACTGGCGCTGAAAGAGACTTTGGAAGAGGAGCAAGCTGCCCAGGAGGAGTTGGATGACACAGAtggagaggatgaagatgatgactgA
- the zgc:64051 gene encoding leukocyte surface antigen CD53 yields the protein MAQRCLKFLKYTMCVANFLCFLCGVAVLGFGVYMLMKFRMVALLPSLASVNIANMLLISGIVITCVSFLGFLGALKENRCLLLMYFLLLFLLMLVELTAACLLLWYGEQLSGVITEDLKKSLEVAKGSTGNQTLSEWDLLQKNFNCCGVTNVTDWEPKVPTSCCLGECSIPKPHYKEKGCLVTMTTLFEDNFLTTGISVIVLCMIEVLGMCFAMTLFCHISRSGLGYKM from the exons ATGGCTCAACGATGTCTCAAGTTTTTAAAATACACCATGTGTGTCGCCAACTTCCTTTGTTTT TTGTGCGGCGTGGCGGTTCTGGGCTTTGGTGTGTACATGTTGATGAAATTCAGGATGGTCGCACTCCTCCCCAGCCTGGCCAGTGTCAACATTGCCAACATGCTGCTGATCAGCGGCATTGTCATCACCTGCGTGTCCTTCCTGGGGTTCCTGGGTGCTCTGAAGGAGAACCGCTGTCTCCTCCTGAtg TATTTCCTGCTGCTGTTCCTTCTGATGCTGGTGGAGCTGACCGCAGCATGTCTGCTACTCTGGTACGGGGAACAG CTCTCTGGAGTGATAACAGAAGATCTCAAAAAGAGTTTGGAAGTTGCCAAAGGAAGTACTGGAAATCAAACACTGAGTGAGTGGGATCTGCTTCAGAAAAAC TTTAACTGCTGTGGAGTCACAAATGTGACAGACTGGGAGCCAAAGGTGCCGACATCTTGCTGCCTGGGAGAATGCAGCATCCCAAAGCCTCATTACAAGGAAAAG ggttgtttggTAACAATGACGACCTTGTTCGAGGACAATTTCCTTACCACTGGAATTTCCGTCATCGTCCTCTGCATGATTGAG GTTTTGGGGATGTGTTTCGCCATGACGCTCTTCTGCCACATCAGTCGATCTGGACTGGGCTACAAGATGTAG